Proteins from one Hyperolius riggenbachi isolate aHypRig1 chromosome 2, aHypRig1.pri, whole genome shotgun sequence genomic window:
- the LOC137544867 gene encoding uridylate-specific endoribonuclease D-like, with protein sequence MKALFALLVFLPCLIYGAYLPQPREIVDGEAGLLAATNDEITNLVEQLYSSDVNKAGSGDVTLNLQYLAASTQTSSGTDYASQKVFGYVNEAKLFSRPTFSRFIALLDNYLSTTGTAELVPSEEITEQNAFIDEVFKTSIFSLLSNFLVSQGYYTSAASFKTDLHEMWFGLYTRTKGPLDSSGFEHIFLGEIHGGKISGFHNWVRFYLQEKAGDVNYLSYSAKGPWTNYPDVYGFQFKWSTYLKSLGSLFVGSSPEFDLAVFSLCYITRPDSVCTVKMGGQTLRIQTYTWANSTYGNGKRYVASTYPVV encoded by the exons ATGAAGGCCTTGTTTGCTCTTCTAGTGTTCCTGCCATGCCTCATCTATGGAGCGTACCTGCCACAACCAC GAGAAATTGTTGATGGAGAAGCAGGACTGCTAGCAGCCACCAATGATGAGATCACCAATCTAGTCGAGCAGTTGTATTcatcagatgtaaacaaagctggCAGCGGTGATGTCACTCTGAATCTGCAATACCTCGCTGCCAGCACCCAGACTAGCTCCGGAACAGACTACGCATCTCAAAA GGTTTTTGGCTATGTGAATGAGGCTAAGCTGTTTTCTCGCCCTACTTTTTCCCGATTTATTGCTCTGCTTGACAATTATTTGAGTACTACAGGAACAGCAGAGTTAGTGCCCAGTGAAGAGATAACAGAGCAAAATGCATTCATTGATGAGGTCTTCAAGACTTCTATATTCAGCCTCCTTTCCAATTTCTTAGTTTCTCAAG GTTATTATACTTCTGCTGCAAGCTTCAAGACTGACCTGCATGAGATGTGGTTTGGACTGTATACCCGCACCAAAGGGCCCTTGGATTCTTCAGGCTTTGAGCATATTTTCCTTG GTGAAATTCACGGCGGGAAGATCTCTGGATTCCACAACTGGGTGCGATTCTATTTACAGGAAAAAGCTGGTGATGTCAACTATTTAAGTTACAGCGCAAAAGGCCCT TGGACAAATTATCCTGATGTATATGGATTTCAGTTTAAGTGGTCTACCTACCTGAAGAGCCTGGGCTCCTTGTTTGTTGGAAGCAGCCCTGAATTTGATCTTGCGGTGTTTAGTCTGTGTTACATAACTCGCCCTGACAGTGT GTGCACTGTCAAAATGGGTGGCCAAACACTGAGGATTCAAACGTATACCTGGGCCAATTCAACCTATGGAAATGGAAAGAGATATGTTGCATCTACATATCCTGTTGTTTAG